The Neptunomonas concharum genomic interval AAGAAGCCTTTAAATGGGTCGGGTGTTGGGAAGTTGGTGATATTTAACACTCCCATATCAACCGCAGCCAACGTCACCTGTAACGACTCAGGTATAGCATTGCCATTTTTAACCGTTAAGGGAATCGTGATACGGGTTTCTGGCCGAACCTGCTCGGGAAGGTTTATATCAACCTGTAGACGGCGGCTTTCTCTGTCGATAGGTAAAGGCTGAATCCCCATCATCCGTCGAGGCATCTTTTCATCACGCTCTTCACCCGGCTGAATTAATGTGACCGAGATATAAAGGTCATGACGTGCCCACTCTTTATTCACTGGAATTTCAATGGTTGCACCGTCGGCAGGCACATCAATTTTTTTCCAATAAAGGGGCTGATCCCCCTCAACAACGAGATAACCTTGTCCTCCTGCAGGAGGTTGCAACCTCAAACTGAGGGTATCTCCGGGCAAATAAGCGGATTTATCTAAAGACATACCTATGCGATCAGGCCGCCCAGATAGTGTCTGCTCCTGCTCGCTCCACCCTGCTCGAAAACGATAGCTGGAGATCAATCCTGTTTCTGGATGTTTCACCTCTAATCGGTAATAGCCCCACTCCACCGGAAGATCCACTGTACTTGTTGAATCAGCGGGGATACTGACTGTTTGCTCAAAGACGGGGTAATGGCGTTCTGTATAATTATTGCGCCACCCTTCACCCTCTGCATAAACCCAGTGATAGCGACGCTCCTCTCTCACTAGCGTGACTTTCGTATCTGATACTGACAGTTTTTTGTTGCCATCGGTATAGAGCAGTTCAAAGGACGCTGTGCCGTTATAATCTGCGGTATCTTCAGCAAACAGGGGGCGAATCCCTACAAGCTGAGGAGCAGGTAGTACATGAGATGTGATGCTGCGACTGACAGGGCGTCCACCTGAGTCCAACACGCTTTCAAACAGCTTTAAGCGTAAAGGTACTTGCGTCGTGGCCCAGAAGTTGTCTGGCTTAACCTCTACTTTTCCCTGATCGTTTAATGACAGCGTAGGAAGATCCACTTGACGATCAAATCGGCGCTCCCGCACATCACCGAAGTGGTATTGGGTGTACTCATCAAAAGGGTGGGGCTCCATGCTGGTGATTAAACGAGATTGCAGCATATTGCCGGCAGCTGGTGCACCGTACAAATATTCACCGACAACATTTACGGTCAAGGCATCTTGCGGTTTAAGCTGGGTGGGCGCATCAAGCATTACCGTCATACGCTCCGGTAAAAAGTCTTCCACTTGAAACGGATAGTCAACTTGCTGATTATCAGGCAACTTGAAAGTTACACGCCACTCACCGGTAGGCGCATCCGATGTTAACGGGAAAGAGACCTCATAGTAATTCAGTTCATTCGCCCCTACACGCTGAGTACCCACCACGCGGCCATCAGGCTGTTGCAACGAGGCCCGTAAGACACTAGCAGCAACCATCTCACCATCCAGCCCACGCAATAGCCCACTAATCGTTATCTGCTCCCCTGGGCGATACAAGTCCCTGTTAGAATAGAGGTAGAGCGTTTGCGTACTAGGAGCAAGCCCAGTTACAGGAAACTCCGAAAGATCTAATGCCGGTCCAAAAAGCTTCACTATGGTGGTATCACTACCTACCTGGGCCATCAATAGAGCCGGACTTCCTTTCAGTGTCGAGATAGCTCTGAAGCTAACCAATCCCTCTGGAGAGCTTTGATGGGTCACAAGCACCTCACCTTGGCTATCCAGTAATGTCACCGATGCAGCAGCTACCGGCAACGCCGTTGATAGTGCATTCACCACCACATCAATCTGATCGCTATACTGTTTTAATTGAACCCCTAGATCCGTTACTGCAAACCACGTTGCAGGGTACTCGTATTCATAAGCACCCGCCTGTCGCATGACAGCAAGATAAACACCCGAGTTCTTTAACGGCTCAATTTTATTTATAGGAAGGTAGCGGGTTGCTTGAACGTTCTTATCAACATTCAGATCAAAACGACCACTATATACCAACTCAAAAGAGGGGATAGATTCCCGAACACGCCAAAAATCCAATTGCCCTCCTCGAGCATTTTCCGTCAAAAAGCCTGCGAGGAGCGCTATAGGTATACGGTAGAAGTCAACATCCACTTGAGGGGCATTAACCGTCAATACAGGCAATCCCTCTTTGAGCTGATGTGCTAATAAATTCCCTTTACTGGCAAAACCTAGTATTGGAGATAACGCCGGTGTAGATACCAATTGATAAAAATCTTGTGTAAGCGATTTATTTAATTCAGAAGGAAGCCCTCTCAATACCCTAATATTGTAGTCAGTTTCTGGGGAAAGCCCTGGGAAATAGAGCGCCGTACCCTGATCACTTAGAACCCAACTACCATCCAGTTTCTCTCCTGAAGCTGACTCAATCTGCAACCAGTTAACCAACGACTGTTCAGATGAAAGGGGGGCGGAAAAGGTGATAGCAGCCGCTTGTCGGCCTTGATATTGCTGTATACTGATATCAGAAACGATAAAGGGAACTTCTTTATAACGGGAGTCTACTTCGTTAATCGCCGATGTTGTCGGCTCAGACGCAGTCTCTGTTGAGGATGACTGAGTAACATCCGACACCTTTTTGTCCGCATTGCAGCCAGTCAGCGAGACCAACAAACAAAGCACCGAAAAATAACCTAACAGCCTACGCATCGCTCATCCCTTTTTTGATACCCTTAGTCCCTTTAGTATGCCCATCTTAGAAAAGTTTCACCATCAAGAGGCACAAAAAAAGCCTCGCGAGGAGGCTTTCAGATTAACACGAAGCTACGCCATTATATGATGGCCTGCATCCACAAACATCTGGCTACCCGTCTGGGTTTTAGCCCAATCACTTATCAAAAAGGCAACCAACCTGCCTACATCATCTGGGCTGCCTAAGCGATGCAACGGAGAGCGCTCAACCGCATCAGACATCAAACCATCAAAAGCCTCAATACCTGACGCGGCCCGAGTGGGCATAGGGCCTGGGGATACTGAATGAACGCGAATGTTACTTGCTCCAAGTTCTGCTGCAAGATAGCGAACTGAACTCTCTAAAGCCGCCTTAATCGGCCCCATCATATTATAATGATCTACCACTTTTTCAGAACCGTAGTAGGTCATGGTGATAAGGGTGCCCCCCTTCTCTTTCATCAAAGACTCGGCAAGACGTGATGCTCGAATAAAAGAGTGACAGGAAATATCCATCGCCTTACTGAACCCTTCAGAGGTCGAATCAACAAGTCGGCCATGAAGCTCATCAAGCGGCGACCATGCAATTGAGTGGATGACAAAGTCAATTGTCCCCCACACCTTTTCAGCCTCATTAAACACAGACTCTAGCTCACCTGGATTACTCACATCACATGGTAGAAACAGACGGCTATTCAACTGCTCCGCAAGTGGAGAAACGAAAGATTTTGACTTTTCATTCAGGTATGTAATACAAAGTTCAGCACCTTGCTCACTTAATACCTCAGCACATCCATATGCGATAGAGTGACGATTTGCGATACCTAATACGATGCCGCGTTTTCCTTCTAATGAAAAGGGAATACTCATTAATTAACTCCACAGAAATTATAAATGCTGCAATGCAATATAGATCAGCATAGCTGACACGCAAGTCAAAAAGCTTACTTTTTTATTACAAAATAATGGTGGATGTGCAGCGCAGCAAAAATAAGCCCAAAAAGCAAAAACCCCGGCTACAGCGTAACCGGGGTTCTCTAAAAGGCGCTTGGCAATGACCTACTCTCACATGGGGAGACCCCACACTACCATCGGCGCTAAGTCGTTTCACTACTGAGTTCGGGATGGGATCAGGTGGGGCCAACTCGCTATGGTCGCCAAGCATAAACTGTCACAATACGGATTCGATGAATAACAACCTGTCTCTAACACAAGCCCTATGGGACTCTATCTTCTTTACGTCAACTCTGTCTCTTCCACACGCCTTTGGCGTTATATGGTCAAGCCTCACGAGCAATTAGTACTGGTTAGCTCAACGCCTCACAACGCTTCCACACCCAGCCTATCAACGTCTTAGTCTTAAACGGCTCTTTAGGGGGCTCAAGGCCCCAGCGAGATCTCATCTTGAAGGGGGCTTCCCGCTTAGATGCTTTCAGCGGTTATCCCGTCCGAACGTAGCTACCCGGCAATGCCACTGGCGTGACAACCGGAACACCAGAGGTTCGTTCACTCCGGTCCTCTCGTACTAGGAGCAACTCTTCTCAAATCTCAAACGCCCACGGCAGATAGGGACCGAACTGTCTCACGACGTTCTAAACCCAGCTCGCGTACCACTTTAAATGGCGAACAGCCATACCCTTGGGACCGGCTTCAGCCCCAGGATGTGATGAGCCGACATCGAGGTGCCAAACTCCCCCGTCGATGTGAACTCTTGGGAGGAATCAGCCTGTTATCCCCGGAGTACCTTTTATCCGTTGAGCGATGGCCCTTCCATACAGAACCACCGGATCACTAGCACCTACTTTCGTACCTGCTCGACGTGTCTGTCTCGCAGTTAAGCACCCTTATGCGCTTGCACTCATTGGCTGATTTCCGACCAGCCTGAGGGTACCTTCGTGCTCCTCCGTTACTCTTTGGGAGGAGACCGCCCCAGTCAAACTACCCACCACACAATGTCCTCGATCCGGATTACGGACCTGAGTTAGAACCTCAACAGTACCAGGCTGGTATTTCAAGATTGGCTCCACGCATACTGGCGTACACGCTTCAAAGCCTCCCAGCTATCCTACACAAGTAATGTCAAAGTCCACTGTGAAGCTATAGTAAAGGTTCACGGGGTCTTTCCGTCTAGCCGCGGGTACGCTGCATCTTCACAGCGAGTTCAATTTCACTGAGTCTCGGGTGGAGACAGTGTGGCCATCGTTACGCCATTCGTGCAGGTCGGAACTTACCCGACAAGGAATTTCGCTACCTTAGGACCGTTATAGTTACGGCCGCCGTTTACCGGGGCTTCGATCAAGAGCTTCGCCGAAGCTAACCCCATCAATTAACCTTCCGGCACCGGGCAGGCGTCACACCCTATACGTCCACTTTCGTGTTTGCAGAGTGCTATGTTTTTAATAAACAGTCGCAGCCACCTGGTATCTTCGACCACCAACAGCTTACGGAGTAAATCCGATCACCATCAGCGGCGTGCCTTCTCCCGAAGTTACGGCACCATTTTGCCTAGTTCCTTCACCCGAGTTCTCTCAAACGCCTTAGTATTCTCTACCTGACCACCTGTGTCGGTTTGGGGTACGGTTCTTTATAACCTGAAGCTTAGAAGCTTTTCCTGGAAGCATGGCATCAACTACTTCACTCCACATGGGAGCTCGTCATCAGTTCTCAGTCTTAAAAGGACCCGGATTTGCCTAAGTCCTAAACCTACTACCTTAAACGCGGACAACCAACGCCGCGCTAGCCTAGCCTTCTCCGTCCCTCCATCGCAGTTATAAAAAGTACGGGAATATTAACCCGTTTCCCATCGACTACGCATCTCTGCCTCGCCTTAGGGGCCGACTCACCCTGCCTCGAATAGCGTTGGACAGGAACCCTTGGTCTTCCGGCGGGGAGGTTTTTCACCTCCCTTATCGTTACTCATGTCAGCATTCGCACTTCTGATACCTCCACGGTGCCTCCCGGCTTCCGCTTCAACGGCTTACAGAACGCTCCTCTACCATGCCATAAATGGCATCCGCAGCTTCGGTGTCTAGTTTTAGCCCCGTTATATCTTCCGCGCAGGCCGACTCGACTAGTGAGCTATTACGCTTTCTTTAAAGGGTGGCTGCTTCTAAGCCAACCTCCTAGCTGTCTAAGCCTTCCCACATCGTTTCCCACTTAACTAGAACTTTGGGACCTTAGCTGGCGGTCTGGGTTGTTTCCCTTTCCACGACGGACGTTAGCACCCGCCGTGTGTCTCCCGTGATTGCACTCATTGGTATTCGGAGTTTGCATCGGGTTGGTAAGTCGGGATGACCCCCTAGCCGAAACAGTGCTCTACCCCCAATGGTGAGACACGAGGCGCTACCTAAATAGCTTTCGAGGAGAACCAGCTATCTCCGAGCTTGATTAGCCTTTCACTCCGATCCACAGGTCATCCGCTAACTTTTCAACGGTAGTCGGTTCGGTCCTCCAGTTGATGTTACTCAACCTTCAACCTGCCCATGGATAGATCGCTCGGTTTCGGGTCTAATCCCAGCAACTATACGCCCTATTAAGACTCGGTTTCCCTACGCCTCCCCTAAACGGTTAAGCTTGCTACTGAAATTAAGTCGCTGACCCATTATACAAAAGGTACGCAGTCACGGTCTCAAGAACCGCTCCCACTGCTTGTACGTACACGGTTTCAGGATCTATTTCACTCCCCTCACAGGGGTTCTTTTCGCCTTTCCCTCACGGTACTGGTTCACTATCGGTCAGTCAGGAGTATTTAGCCTTGGAGGATGGTCCCCCCATGTTCAGACAGGATAACACGTGTCCCGTCCTACTCGATTTCACTGTGTATAAGTTTTTAAATACGGGGCTATCACCCACTATGGCCGCACTTTCCAGAGCGTTCTTCTAACTACAACACAGCTTAAGGGCTGGTCCCCGTTCGCTCGCCGCTACTAAGGGAATCTCGGTTGATTTCTTTTCCTCCGGGTACTTAGATGTTTCAGTTCCCCGGGTTCGCCTCTAAAAGCCTATGTATTCAGCTTAAAGATACCTATAAATAGGTGGGTTTCCCCATTCGGACATGTTTGGATCACAGCTTGTTTACCAGCTCCCCAAACCTTTTCGCAGGTTACAACGTCCTTCATCGCCTCTGACTGCCAAGGCATCCACCGTGCACGCTTTGTCACTTGACCATATAACCCGAAGGCGTTTGGACAAGAAACAGATTTTCTCGTAACGATAAAATCACCATATTTGGCGCTTGTTTAAAAACAAGACTTTATTTCATCAAATCCACATTGTTAAAGAGCGTTAAAGCAAAAAGCTTTAAGCGATAGACAATCTGATGATCAGAAAATCTATGACTTACCACTTTTAACTTTCAGTCAGATAATTCGTGTGAACGCTATGCTAGGAATCCGCTTATCGTTTAAGGAGGTGATCCAGCCGCAGGTTCCCCTACGGCTACCTTGTTACGACTTCACCCCAGTCATGAACCACACCGTGGTAAACGTCCCCCCGAAGGTTAGACTATCTACTTCTGGTGCAATCCACTCCCATGGTGTGACGGGCGGTGTGTACAAGGCCCGGGAACGTATTCACCGTGGCATTCTGATCCACGATTACTAGCGATTCCGACTTCATGGAGTCGAGTTGCAGACTCCAATCCGGACTACGACCGGTTTTGTGAGATTAGCTCACCCTCGCAGGTTTGCAGCCCTCTGTACCGGCCATTGTAGCACGTGTGTAGCCCTACTCGTAAGGGCCATGATGACTTGACGTCGTCCCCACCTTCCTCCGGTTTGTCACCGGCAGTCTCCTTAGAGTTCCCACCCGAAGTGCTGGCAAATAAGGACAAGGGTTGCGCTCGTTACGGGACTTAACCCAACATTTCACAACACGAGCTGACGACAGCCATGCAGCACCTGTCTCAGAGTTCCCGAAGGCACCAATCCATCTCTGGAAAGTTCTCTGGATGTCAAGAGTAGGTAAGGTTCTTCGCGTTGCTTCGAATTAAACCACATGCTCCACCGCTTGTGCGGGCCCCCGTCAATTCATTTGAGTTTTAATCTTGCGACCGTACTCCCCAGGCGGTCAACTTATCGCGTTAGCTGCGCCACTAAAGAATCAAGTTCCCCAACGGCTAGTTGACATCGTTTACGGCGTGGACTACCAGGGTATCTAATCCTGTTTGCTCCCCACGCTTTCGCACCTCAGCGTCAGTATCAGTCCAGGTGGCCGCCTTCGCCACTGATGTTCCTTCCTATATCTACGCATTTCACCGCTACACAGGAAATTCCACCACCCTCTTCTGTACTCTAGCTAAGCAGTATCAGGTGCAATTCCCAGGTTGAGCCCGGGGCTTTCACATCTGACTGACTTAGCCGCCTACGCGCGCTTTACGCCCAGTAATTCCGATTAACGCTCGGACCCTCCGTATTACCGCGGCTGCTGGCACGGAGTTAGCCGGTCCTTCTTCTGCAGTTAACGTCACAGATGCAGAGTATTAATCTACACCCTTTCCTCACTGCTGAAAGTGCTTTACAACCCGAAGGCCTTCTTCACACACGCGGCATGGCTGCATCAGGGTTTCCCCCATTGTGCAATATTCCCCACTGCTGCCTCCCGTAGGAGTCTGGGCCGTGTCTCAGTCCCAGTGTGGCTGATCATCCTCTCAGACCAGCTAGAGATCGTCGCCTTGGTGAGCCTTTACCTCACCAACAAGCTAATCTCACGCAGGCTCATCGAATAGCGAAAGGTCCGAAGATCCCCTCCTTTCCCCCGTAGGGCGTATGCGGTATTAATCCAAATTTCTCTGGGCTATCCCCCACTACTCGGCAGATTCCTACGCGTTACTCACCCGTCCGCCGCTCGTCATCTTCTAGCAAGCTAGAAATGCTACCGCTCGACTTGCATGTGTTAAGCCTGCCGCCAGCGTTCAATCTGAGCCATGATCAAACTCTTCAGTTTAAAATCTGTAGCCACTACTCCAAAGAAGCAGTAACCAAATCTAGCTCAGGTTCG includes:
- a CDS encoding alpha-2-macroglobulin family protein codes for the protein MRRLLGYFSVLCLLVSLTGCNADKKVSDVTQSSSTETASEPTTSAINEVDSRYKEVPFIVSDISIQQYQGRQAAAITFSAPLSSEQSLVNWLQIESASGEKLDGSWVLSDQGTALYFPGLSPETDYNIRVLRGLPSELNKSLTQDFYQLVSTPALSPILGFASKGNLLAHQLKEGLPVLTVNAPQVDVDFYRIPIALLAGFLTENARGGQLDFWRVRESIPSFELVYSGRFDLNVDKNVQATRYLPINKIEPLKNSGVYLAVMRQAGAYEYEYPATWFAVTDLGVQLKQYSDQIDVVVNALSTALPVAAASVTLLDSQGEVLVTHQSSPEGLVSFRAISTLKGSPALLMAQVGSDTTIVKLFGPALDLSEFPVTGLAPSTQTLYLYSNRDLYRPGEQITISGLLRGLDGEMVAASVLRASLQQPDGRVVGTQRVGANELNYYEVSFPLTSDAPTGEWRVTFKLPDNQQVDYPFQVEDFLPERMTVMLDAPTQLKPQDALTVNVVGEYLYGAPAAGNMLQSRLITSMEPHPFDEYTQYHFGDVRERRFDRQVDLPTLSLNDQGKVEVKPDNFWATTQVPLRLKLFESVLDSGGRPVSRSITSHVLPAPQLVGIRPLFAEDTADYNGTASFELLYTDGNKKLSVSDTKVTLVREERRYHWVYAEGEGWRNNYTERHYPVFEQTVSIPADSTSTVDLPVEWGYYRLEVKHPETGLISSYRFRAGWSEQEQTLSGRPDRIGMSLDKSAYLPGDTLSLRLQPPAGGQGYLVVEGDQPLYWKKIDVPADGATIEIPVNKEWARHDLYISVTLIQPGEERDEKMPRRMMGIQPLPIDRESRRLQVDINLPEQVRPETRITIPLTVKNGNAIPESLQVTLAAVDMGVLNITNFPTPDPFKGFFGQRRYQVENRDSYGDLIDAAEGGVAELRFGGDADLQRGGTEPPTDVQIVSLFSGVVEVDDEGQASVDVQLPDFNGKLRLMAVAFGEKTFGSAEAELTVAAPIVAQLTTPRFLAVGDQSELALDLHNLSGQAQNLTVSLVLDSGLEVLSEHVLSQAISLQDKQKTTLRIPVRAAAALGLNGVEMTLTGLVGIEQESITRTWYLGTRPAWPGIEHRWQQRLSDGEAFTLPQTPLTSLIPNSVQASVAVSSKPPLNIASHLQALKAYPYGCLEQTTSGVFAQIYSDQALLAQLGIKGENDETRQAAVQLAIQRLMGMQKSSGGFGLWGQQSPEEYWLTVYVTDFLLRARDHGYAVPADNLEQALQRLKTYLRTPRRINSEYAQNQELTRFSVAAYAAQVLSGRDQAPLAELRNLYDLKGQNWTPLGLLQLGLALERSGDSVRAKDALSGAQVSLLGETSLSTEYGSRTRDLSLALFWSLEAKLPDEYWEPLLFALQERLASRQWLSTQERNALFLAGRLLETAAGQMLDIAVIQGSGESRIGQRSALREHFSIEDLSGGLIVENRNEVPAYLTARLSGYSLEAPTPLDQGIQLERRYFDLKGSRLKTTDFKVGELLLVELAYKVEEAMPHLLIVDLLPAGLELENQNLATAFDLQDVKRDGESIVSLMQSLDIRYQEFRDDRYVAAVNTGWRRNGRLYYLARAVSLGEFTIPPTFAEDMYRPELRHMGGAAGKVRVRLD
- the fabI gene encoding enoyl-ACP reductase FabI, with the translated sequence MSIPFSLEGKRGIVLGIANRHSIAYGCAEVLSEQGAELCITYLNEKSKSFVSPLAEQLNSRLFLPCDVSNPGELESVFNEAEKVWGTIDFVIHSIAWSPLDELHGRLVDSTSEGFSKAMDISCHSFIRASRLAESLMKEKGGTLITMTYYGSEKVVDHYNMMGPIKAALESSVRYLAAELGASNIRVHSVSPGPMPTRAASGIEAFDGLMSDAVERSPLHRLGSPDDVGRLVAFLISDWAKTQTGSQMFVDAGHHIMA